The sequence CGTGGAGATTCTATGTATTTTTTCGGCCCTTCCGCTCCAGCATTTAGCGGAATAGAAGGTACTAAAAGTACTATTTCTTCGGCTACGCCATATAGTGTAAAAATTTCAACAAAGGACGATATTCAAGTTGCTGAAAAAAATGGTATGAAGTTTTTTGCGGGACCTCGAGAAGATCCATTCTTCTTTGACTTTACACAGTTTAATGCTGTAATTGCTGGAACTGCGACTGGTTTCAATAATCCTGGAAAAGATACTTTTGCAGGCAAAAACGTATTGAGTGTGGTAGTTGAATTTCCAAAATCAATTATTCCTGCTGGAACCACTGGTGTAAATCCATTCGCCCCAGCCACTCCAATATATAATGTATGGGTTGAAGCCAAAAGAAAACAATAATAGCTAATTATAAAAATATAAAAGATGAAATGCCCACTTATAAACTATAAATTCAATGAAGATGCGTATAAGGGCATTCAATCTTCCTAACTATCAAAAATAATATTCAGATGAAAAATTTAAAATATATAACCCTTTTTTCCGCAGTATTCGTTTCGCTATTATTTGTGCAATGTAAAGATGAAGATGACAATGATAATGTAATAATAAATGCCACTTGTGAAGACGGAATTAAAAACGGGCTAGAAACAGATGTAGATTGTGGTGGGCCAGATTGCCTGCCTTGTGCACAAGTTTTGGATTTTAGCGGAACTTATTATCAGGAAGACCAAATGGGGCGCCCTGGAATTAATACAGTTTTTGGAACTGAAGGTTTTAAAGATGCTTTTAACGTTACTGTACCTTCTGAAATGCAAGTGGCATTTCAAACTAGGTTTGAACAAAGATTACTTGCTTTAAATCCAGGTTATACGCTAAACGCTTTGCCAGAAGGTGGTCGTACTGCTGCACAATTCACAACAGTGCTTTCTAACGATGTATTGTGGTTGGCGCAAACTGGTATAACAACTTATTTCAACGGAACTGAAATATTGACTGGTAGAAATTTGAGTGATGACGTGATAGATGTATCCTTACTATTAATCTTTGGTGGCCCTGACGGAACAGAAAATCCTCCGCTTACTAGCGATGGCGTACCAATGAATGATGCACCTTTTTTAGGTTCCTTCCCTTATATGGCTGGACCTTTTTAAACTATAAATTTTTAAGTCAAGAAAGAGAACGTTTTGTTCTCTTTTTTGGTTTAAAACATATTTTATTTGAAAACTCAACCAACTCTAAAATTTTAAAAATGAAGATGATAATAACGATATTGACTGTTACTGTTCTTTTTGGTTGTCAAGAAAAGTCGAAAACAATAACCAACAGCAAAGATTACGATCCTTATTTAATTACAAGTAACACACCTTCCAGCGATCTCTTAAACGAAGAATTTGAATTTTGGCAGAAAGAATTTAATAATGATTCAACCCAGTTGATTGCAATGAGCCGTGTTTCTGGATTACATGCAGCAAAGTTTGGCGGTACAGGTGATATTTCAGAATTGAAAACTTCTGAAAAGCTTATCAAGAAATCACATGAAATCGCAGCTCGTGGTAAAGATTCGTATTTACGCAGTTTGGCACATAATTACGTTTCGCAACACCGCTTTAAGGAAGCTCAGGTTTTGTTAGATAGCGCCTATTCCGCTACCGATAATCGAAAGGCTACGGAAATGATGCTTTTCGACGTTGCAATGGAATTGGGAGAATACGATCGAGCAGACACTCTTTTGGGAAATATAAAGGATCCTAAGGATTTCAATTACTTAATTCGTTTGGCTAAATGGAGCGATCACAACGGGAATCTTGACGCTGCTATAAAATATATGGAGCAAGCCAAACAAATAGCTGAAGAACGAAATAACAAGGGTTTAAAGTTGTGGGTATATAGTAACATCGGCGATTTTTACGGTCACGCCGGAAGACTTCAGGATTCATACAATAGTTATTTGAAGACCTTAGAACTTGAACCAGACAGTCATTACGTAAAAAAACAAATTGCTTGGCTGGTTTATTCTTCAGAAAAAAATACAAAAGAAGCAAACCGTATTCTAGACTCTGTAATGGTAAACCATAAAGCACCAGATTATTATCTTTTGAAAGGACAAATGGCGGAGTTTAATGGGAATACTTCAGAAGCAAATATAGAATATGATAAATTTATAAAAGCCACAGATAATCCTGATTACGGTGGAATGTACAATGCCTATCTGATAGAATTATACGCAAACAGAGAACCACAAAAAGCATTGAAATTGGCCGAAAAGGAAATTACAAACAGAGCTACACCTGAAACCTATCAATTGTTAGCCTTTGCCCAACTTAAATCTGGTGATAAAGCTGCAGCTTTGAAAACAATTGAAGAGCACGTTGCAGGCAAAACTTCAGAACCAAAAGCGCTTTTTCATTTGGCTTTAATTTATAAAGCGAATGGGATGGATGCTAAAGTTAAACCTTTAAAAGAGGAATTGATGGGTGCATTTTATGAGCTTGGCCCAATTAGAGCAAAAGAAATAGAAAATTTATAGACATATGAAAACCAACATGCTACTTTCTTCGTAAGTAGTGTAGAGGTTGGTTATCTATCAAGAAATTGATAGATTATTCGAAAACCGGTCTAACCGGTTTTTCAGAGTTTTTTTGTTAGTTGAAGCGTCCGTCATTTATTGACGGACGCTTTTTTTGTTGCCACGAATTCACGAATGTTTTTAAATTGAATCCGTGTATTTGTGGCTGAACTCCACAAAAAAGCCTGAACATTCGTTCAGGCTCTAATAATCTTATTCTTTGTTCTTTTCTCTTAAATAGTTATCATTCCCAAAGTATATAACTGAGAAAGGGTAGGAGTTTCGCTTCCGCCTTCAGGCTCTAAGGTAATTCCAAAAGCTTCTGGATTCGGGAAGTCTACAAACTTATAGATTCCATCGCCAGCTTCATTATTTGGATCTATCAAACCAACACTTGTTGGAGTGAGTGGTTCCATTTTAAGAGACCATACTTGATAGACCTTTCCGCGAGGCGGAGTTGGTAAACCTTTTATATCTATATACGCTATGTTTTCTTTACTATTTAAATAAACTTTTGCAAAACCTTCAGGAGCGACTGCTTGGTTTCCTGGTAACGTGTATGCTTTGTAATCTTTGGATCTTAAAATTTCAAGAGTGTTATTATTTTCAGCAAGTTGACTTTCAACCGTTGCTTTTTCTTCCTTTAAAGTTGTGTTTTCAATAGTGGTTACTTGCAAAGAATTGTTTACATCATTGTTTTGTTTTAACATCCACATAACTCCACCCATAAACAAGATAGCTGCTGCCCAACCTGTGACGGCTGGCCAATTAAGTGATCTCACTTTAGTATCACCTATATCTTTTACATTCCTGATAGAATTTAAAATGTAAGTCCAAGTCATCGCTTGAACTGGAGGAGCCACTTTTTCTGCTAAAAGTAAAAGTGATTCTTCAATAAGTTCTATTTCGCGTTTCACTTCAGCGTGGGCTGTAATCGCTTTTTCAACTTCAATCGCTTCTTCCGCCGGCAGCGCGCCACAAACGTAAAGCTCTAAATTTCCTGATGCTATGATTTCTTCTGGAGTCATAATTTTTTATTATCCTAAGACCATTACTCGCAAATCGTTAATGCAAGTTCTGTTTCTTGTTTTTAAAGTTCCTAATGGTATTTCTAAAGTTTTAGATGCTTCGGCCTGAGTAAATCCTTTAAAATATAAAAGATCAATGATCTTAATACAAGCAGGTTTTAGGGCATCAACAAACTTTTTTATACCTATACTATTTGTTTTTGTGTTTAAACTATCAGAGGATGATAATATATCTACGAAGTTTGAGGTACTTAGGTTTTTTCTAGAGTTTTTAAATGACTTAGATCGAGTTTCATCTATGGCAGTATTTCGTGCAATATTCAAAAGCCAAGTGAAAAAGCGTCCTTTATCAACAGAGTACGAAGAAGCATTATTCCAGACTTTTATAAAAACATCTTGCAGGAGTTCTTCCGCAGTGTTTTCGTCCAAAACGATACTATAAATAATACCTTGTATAGCTTCGCTGTACATTGTATATAAGCGTGAAAAAGCTTTTTCATCACCATTTTGCATGGCAATAATAAGAGTGTTGGGTTGTTCCATAGAACTTTTTTTGAAGTAAATGTAATAAAACTATTAAGTAATTTTTTTAAAAATTACGTTTATATGCTATATAATGACTTTATTTCGTGTTACCAAAGATGTTAAATTTCTACGGAATATTAAGAAAGTGTTGTGAAAAAACTAAATTTTAATAGCTTTACAAAACATAATCTACTTAAACCCAATATTAATCCAACAAACCAAAAAAAATGAAAAAAGTTACCCAAATTTTCTTTCTCACGGTCATGTGTGTTTTTTCGAGCACACTGATTGCGCAGAATTTTTCAGAACCAATCAACCAACAATTGAGTCGTTTCGTTGAACAAAATGAATTATTACCACAAGATGTTCAATGGCAAATAACAAGTGAAACCGTTAGTAAAGCTAGTGGTATTCAGCATGTTTATTTCAGACAATTACTAAACGAAATAGAAATTTATGGAACAGAATCTAGTATCCATATTATGGCGAATGGTAACGTAATTGCCAATGACAGTAAATTTATAAAAAGCACTGCCGAAAAACTTTCAGGTTCTACAAATCCTGGTCTCACTGCGGCACAAGCTGTTCAAGCTGCCGCTTTACAGTTGGGATATACCATCAATGGTTCACTATCTATTTTGAAAGGAGCCAAAGGCGTTGCCAAAGAAACGTTGCTTAGCGATGGCGGAATTTCTTTAAGCCCAATACCTGCAAGATTGATGTATGCACTTACCGAGACTAACCAACTGGTTTTATGCTGGGATCTTTCAATTGAGGGAAGAACAGATTGGTGGAGTGTAAGAGTGAATGCCACAACAGGTGAGATTGTAAACAGAGCAAACTGGATGGTTAGCTGTGCAACCAATCACGATCATAGTAATGATGTGAAAGAAATGAATTTCAACACAAATTTATATGATATTCCAAATTATAAAGAAATTGTAGCAAATACTCCTGTAGCTTGTACAGAGTGTTATGAAGTTTTTGCGTTGCCACTTGAGAGTCCTTATTATGGTGCAAGAACCATTGAAGTTAATCCAGCCAGTGCAACTGCTTCTCCTTATGGATGGCATGACACCAATGGAGTTGCGGGAGCAGAATATACAACTACTCGTGGAAACAACGTAAACGCTTATGAAGATGGAAACAACTCAGGATACCAACCAAATGCGGGTTCAAATTTAGAATTTACGGGTTATCCTTTCAGTCAGGTTTATTCCAATTCTAATCAATATGAAGATTCAGCGATTACGAATCTTTTCTATATGAATAATGTTTTTCATGACATTTTGTATCAATACGGATTTGATGAGATTAACGGTAATTTTCAACAAAACAACTACGGAAATGGTGGTTCAGGAAATGACTATGTAAATGCAGAAGCTCAAGATGGTTCAGGAACTTGCAATGCTAACTTTGGTACTCCACCAGACGGAGGCAATCCTAGAATGCAAATGTATATTTGTAATGATAAGGATGGTGATTTTGACAATCTTGTTATTCTTCACGAATATGGTCATGGTGTTTCAAACCGTTTAACGGGCGGGCCAAGTGCTTCCAGCTGTCTTCAAAATTCAGAGCAAATGGGTGAAGGATGGAGTGACTTTTTTGGAGTGATTCTTTCAATTGAACCTGGTGATGTGGGTACCGATTCCCGCGCGGTAGGAACTTATCTTTTTGGTCAAGGCCAAGGAGGTGGTGGAATTCGAGATTATCCATATAGTACAGATATATCTGTGAATCCTCAAACTTATGACTTTATTAAAACCGCTGCCGTTCCACATGGTGTAGGCTCTGTTTGGGCTGAAATGCTTTGGGAAGTAACTTGGGCATTGATAGATGAGCACGGTTTTGATACAAATCCTTACAACTTTACAGGTGACGTAAACCAAGATGCCGGTAACATTATGGCTATGGCTTTGGTTATTGAAGGATTAAAACTTCAACCTTGTAGCCCAGGTTTTGTTGATGGTCGTGATGCTATTATGGCTGCAGATCAAGCTATTTATGGCGGTGCAAACGAATGTATTCTTTGGGATGCATTTGCAAAAAGAGGACTAGGTTTCAGTGCAAATCAAGGTTCTTCAGGGAGCAGAAGTGATGGTATACAAGCTTTTGACACTCCTTCACAATTGGCATCATTATCTATACTTGAGGAAGTTTGTGCTTCATCTGACGTGTTAACAGATTTAGGTGGTGGTTCACCAAGTGGTGGAGTTTATAGCGGGCCTGGTGTTACAGACAATGGAAACGGATCTACTT comes from Aequorivita sublithincola DSM 14238 and encodes:
- a CDS encoding DUF4331 family protein — translated: MKKSKIFAVIGGLGIAALSVFLISADHIDAPAVAGTTADITDFYAFQGENTSNFVFAANIQGLLAPGTPTEQAVFDETVLIEFNIDYNNDLKEDLVFQAIKRGDSMYFFGPSAPAFSGIEGTKSTISSATPYSVKISTKDDIQVAEKNGMKFFAGPREDPFFFDFTQFNAVIAGTATGFNNPGKDTFAGKNVLSVVVEFPKSIIPAGTTGVNPFAPATPIYNVWVEAKRKQ
- a CDS encoding DUF4331 family protein, with protein sequence MKNLKYITLFSAVFVSLLFVQCKDEDDNDNVIINATCEDGIKNGLETDVDCGGPDCLPCAQVLDFSGTYYQEDQMGRPGINTVFGTEGFKDAFNVTVPSEMQVAFQTRFEQRLLALNPGYTLNALPEGGRTAAQFTTVLSNDVLWLAQTGITTYFNGTEILTGRNLSDDVIDVSLLLIFGGPDGTENPPLTSDGVPMNDAPFLGSFPYMAGPF
- a CDS encoding tetratricopeptide repeat protein; its protein translation is MKMIITILTVTVLFGCQEKSKTITNSKDYDPYLITSNTPSSDLLNEEFEFWQKEFNNDSTQLIAMSRVSGLHAAKFGGTGDISELKTSEKLIKKSHEIAARGKDSYLRSLAHNYVSQHRFKEAQVLLDSAYSATDNRKATEMMLFDVAMELGEYDRADTLLGNIKDPKDFNYLIRLAKWSDHNGNLDAAIKYMEQAKQIAEERNNKGLKLWVYSNIGDFYGHAGRLQDSYNSYLKTLELEPDSHYVKKQIAWLVYSSEKNTKEANRILDSVMVNHKAPDYYLLKGQMAEFNGNTSEANIEYDKFIKATDNPDYGGMYNAYLIELYANREPQKALKLAEKEITNRATPETYQLLAFAQLKSGDKAAALKTIEEHVAGKTSEPKALFHLALIYKANGMDAKVKPLKEELMGAFYELGPIRAKEIENL
- a CDS encoding anti-sigma factor, translated to MTPEEIIASGNLELYVCGALPAEEAIEVEKAITAHAEVKREIELIEESLLLLAEKVAPPVQAMTWTYILNSIRNVKDIGDTKVRSLNWPAVTGWAAAILFMGGVMWMLKQNNDVNNSLQVTTIENTTLKEEKATVESQLAENNNTLEILRSKDYKAYTLPGNQAVAPEGFAKVYLNSKENIAYIDIKGLPTPPRGKVYQVWSLKMEPLTPTSVGLIDPNNEAGDGIYKFVDFPNPEAFGITLEPEGGSETPTLSQLYTLGMITI
- a CDS encoding RNA polymerase sigma factor is translated as MEQPNTLIIAMQNGDEKAFSRLYTMYSEAIQGIIYSIVLDENTAEELLQDVFIKVWNNASSYSVDKGRFFTWLLNIARNTAIDETRSKSFKNSRKNLSTSNFVDILSSSDSLNTKTNSIGIKKFVDALKPACIKIIDLLYFKGFTQAEASKTLEIPLGTLKTRNRTCINDLRVMVLG
- a CDS encoding M36 family metallopeptidase, which codes for MKKVTQIFFLTVMCVFSSTLIAQNFSEPINQQLSRFVEQNELLPQDVQWQITSETVSKASGIQHVYFRQLLNEIEIYGTESSIHIMANGNVIANDSKFIKSTAEKLSGSTNPGLTAAQAVQAAALQLGYTINGSLSILKGAKGVAKETLLSDGGISLSPIPARLMYALTETNQLVLCWDLSIEGRTDWWSVRVNATTGEIVNRANWMVSCATNHDHSNDVKEMNFNTNLYDIPNYKEIVANTPVACTECYEVFALPLESPYYGARTIEVNPASATASPYGWHDTNGVAGAEYTTTRGNNVNAYEDGNNSGYQPNAGSNLEFTGYPFSQVYSNSNQYEDSAITNLFYMNNVFHDILYQYGFDEINGNFQQNNYGNGGSGNDYVNAEAQDGSGTCNANFGTPPDGGNPRMQMYICNDKDGDFDNLVILHEYGHGVSNRLTGGPSASSCLQNSEQMGEGWSDFFGVILSIEPGDVGTDSRAVGTYLFGQGQGGGGIRDYPYSTDISVNPQTYDFIKTAAVPHGVGSVWAEMLWEVTWALIDEHGFDTNPYNFTGDVNQDAGNIMAMALVIEGLKLQPCSPGFVDGRDAIMAADQAIYGGANECILWDAFAKRGLGFSANQGSSGSRSDGIQAFDTPSQLASLSILEEVCASSDVLTDLGGGSPSGGVYSGPGVTDNGNGSTFTFDPAAAGVGVHTVTYNIQAGACSIASSDTDTIEVLAVPVGPTTTGASDFCVGDSVTVTATLNDPTNVIRWFDAQTGGNFLFEGETYTFIPTGSTNVYAQENAPGPLSQLVISEINLQTPDRFEIQNVGVAKDYTGYKVAVSDTPYTNINSVNTIVKTLGNIGANSVVDWNDDGGAGYWGNNIFWNNGDAGWILIIDPTGDVVDSVFWNYSASQISAFNVTIGGFNVTAADLDWTGVGASLLSDCGSNSYRRNDDTNSAADWSGTCLTSDFGTPNSDINLGASGCPGERTIAVVTAETVNPDITCPANVVVQVPSGTQYTLPDYTGAATATDNCSPAPVITQNPVAGTMVGAGVTTMTMTAKDAAGNEDSCTFTVTVDEVIGVGENEFYNNILLYPNPTSGQITLMNKTTVQLENIIITDVKGRTIKTIDLTGAGEETNISLDNLATGMYFVKINAENASVVKRIVKQ